The genomic segment tttatctttatgtataatatatcgtgtttttagtgtttaccgcgggataaataaatcatagtttattaaaaatgtattgcacttttttagattatgattaaatcttctgaataactagtcatatttttatagtagtttaaatattattaagtccggccatgatcccaccgccatattgatatcacagttagccacgcctacctacgccgtttttagtacatacgttaatttgctcatagcttctccatagattctaactcgatggtcaatatccatcctttgagttttcaaatacacagaattttaaacaataaagtaaataatgacatacaatgacactaatgacagatagtactaacagcggctacttcattttaaattaattttttagtgggaatataaataggtatatgtttggttgcttacaccacaggtcactgagaatcacagagcgtttaattaatttatgcaagcaatgtacgagtatgttgtgttgcctataataaaatcgttcattaatagaaaatcattcattaatagaggtcattaataaatgattttgagggtgttaaaattgatcataaatggaagGTCGACGGAAAAATACACTAATGAATTATTTGACACTATTATTGTAAACAAAATGCATAGAtaccaaaaaataacaaaagaaaaacatCCACAAACACAGAAATTTGCGAtatactttgtttataattaacaaaataatgttGTGGTATTGTGGTATTTTCTTGTGGCCTTTTTAAGACCAATTTCCacttcaatttccacttcgttaaaacgatttccgaagtagaaattgaaacgtcaataaacttattctaaccttcaattgtggtttatttccattaaaatagaaataactttaacaaaataataatactagactatgaaaattatgaaaaaacatCGAGGACGTCATGTACATGAAAATAGTAAAAGAATCAGTATTTCGAATTATACAAGCCGATTCAAAATATAATTTGACCGAGTAtttcgtcaaaatatttttagttacaaaaatattaaatttaagcAAACCTTTACGTCCTAACTATATGTAACATACCTTGAAAGATTAAATTcttattcaaatatttaaaaacaacgATGAGTCTCAAATAGATAATCAtttaaatgtaaagaatttaTCGATAATAAGGTTCGTTATTTTTAAAATCAGTCGAGCTTGAAAattttgtgaaataaattagtaatattaCTATCATAAAACTTATTATTCTaacataaattataaaatacctaattttgtttgtttgaatTTAAGATAACCTCACGCTTGGAAAAATTTTGGGATTTGCAAACTATGGAAATTTGACACCttagttattaatattaattttatgtaAAGATAGAGctaaatatttgtataaatagGTAACATTTACTATCCATAGACACAGTTTCTTGTTTATTTACACTGAAACAGAAGATACAACAATGAAGTACCTTTGTTTGGCGTTGTGCGCTTTGTTTGTAGGTAAGTAATTGTCAGTAATCTAGTAGTTAGatgataaataagaaaaaatacatcatttttttctctttaaataaaacataaaatgatTTTAGAATACgattgttaataaacttttaaaaaaatgatttctaaGCAAGCaggatataatattttataagatattttataaaactacagagcagcattacggtatctttcattgatcataatgtattctatctggttcctgactgctttctccgatgtatctgcgggcgatcACCATGTATACatgtgtttgtaataatcaaGTCAATCaagaaaaatgtgtttgtaataatcaaGTTCTGCTCTTGACAAAATTGTAACAGATGGTCTACTCTCTCGTTTCGATTTTTCAGACCATATTTTCCTATACACTTTCTgctttgtccctttccaatctttgcattaAGATTACTTAGGACTACCGTGATTTCTCTTATTTTCGTTATTCTTAGTGCCTCTTCGATATCTCGGTAAAATAATTCCACTTCTTCTTCGTCGGCATTCGGCGTGGCagcataaacttgtatcaaattcAGTTTGGCAAGAGATGTCACCAACTTCAGTACCATTACCCTTTCTAAGATAGGGAAATAGCATTCCAccgctctattagattttttagTAACTATTACTGCTACCCCGTCTCTGTGTTGGTTATTCtcgctaccggaataatataCTGTGGCTTAGTCTGTTAAAAAAAACCTGAGTTGGACCACCTGGCTTCACCGATACTCAGTACATCTATATTCAACCTGTTCATTTCTTGAATGACATTGTGCATTTTACCAGACTGAAACATGCTCTGAAGATTCCAGGTTCCTATTCTAGTGTTGGGCAGTCTTATTTTCTCATCTACGTTATTTTGACAAGGAATTCGCTGATTAACGACCTAAGAGTCCTTGTCTTCTTCTCCCCTACCGGATTTTGGCTTCCGAGGGCTATGATCAGTAACGCCGTTATTAGTTTCTAAAACCATGATGATTATACTAGGGATATCCATAGGGACCTTTAATATAGTGGTTTCCTGTTGCCTTCACaatccttatgccgttgattatgaaatttctcatgaaataggcgagttacttcctgttgtgttcgggtattatctccgtaaccattcatttgtaaaactgttattttatgcatttccgttaatctaaccatttttcagaattgaattgaacgaactttttacttaaattaaaatactgacaacttaaataaaacaatttactaatgcgtgttgaaataacgttgccacggaaattcttataaagttttttaatggttaccatctaaaaaccacattgctatggtttttattcactttctcattatcaagacctaaacgggaaataagttttgagtatattgtagttaatttcggtaaccacatgattttaatttattttgtcctaattaatcttaataaacttgaaagcgacaacatttttgaatggagaatgaaaagacctttcaaacgatatatcacaagcctatacttcctattttaaaaattgggggttgtacctgtcatcctaagggggttgaaggtaggggttgcattttcacgttaaagaatgtcaagttataatttaaatttgacgtgtttcgggattttttataaatatgtacagtaacctaaataatgaatttattccatttggcttttacacactgtataagcACAAATTCTTTACATGTATTTACAAATGAAGAATAACTTTCTTGGCCAAGTTCCACGTGTTCAGTACCATTATGTTCTTTTGCGGACTCTTATAAAATTAAACTAGTTATTCTTGTTTAtttatagaaaattttaaaagaccAACTACTTTGACTTCCActtatgatttttaaaaacaacatcTGCACTGTGTACTATTCAACTGTAAACAAAGCACCATCTGGTCTATTTACCCCTTCTATCCTCGCAATATTGCCGCGAAAAATGTTGACACACATGAATCATATTCCTGTACAATTTCCGGAACTTAGAAGCCAATGCGGCaaataaaactgttattttagTTACGGGGTAGGTTTTAAAATGTGGCAATTATTTTGATTCACTATGGTACGATACAATATTTTTCGACGAAAATTGGATTTGGTTCAACATTGTATGTAGTTACCGGGTTAttctacaaataattcaaatattttttatatttccgATAATACTCAATTCGGAATCTTTTTTATAAATGCAGTTTCTGCCACATCGATGATATTGGTAAATAGAACATAAAAAGTTGTACAAGAAGAACACCGTAACTCAAAATTGTCACAAATTATACTTACAACGTTATTCTATGCAAGGGTAGATTTGATCTTTGTATACTTTAATCATCATGGCACTATTGCATCATGTATCATTCATTAATCGATCAGTATTTCATATTCAACagttttatatacaaaaaatagtAACATCTTTTGATCACTATTTTAATCTTCTTACAATTTTTAGGACAAGCTTACAGCAGCGAGTACATGCTTGTAGTGATCTATCCAAACGAAAACTTACAACTTGGACGCAATGGCTCTAATATTTGTGTGGATGATAAATGGCTAGCCAACACTACTGCAGTTGCTCATCATACATCTGGTGAAAAAGACCATCACAAATCTGGTGAGAAAGACCATCACATATCTGGCGAAAAAGCTCCCCACCATTCTGGTGAAAAAGCTCCTCACCATTCTGGTGAAAAAGCTCCTCATCATTCTGGTGAAAAAGCCCCCCACCATTCTGGTGAAAAAGCTCCTCACCATTCTGGTGAAAAACCTCACCATAACTCTCGTGAAGATAAAGACAGACCAGATCTCAGTGTTAATGTTAGAGATAACAAAATTTCTGTAACAGCACATTCTGACACAAAAACCAGTGGTCCTCCTGCCCCATCAACAAACCAAACCATATTGCATGTTCATACTCATAATCAAGTATTTATTATAAGACTTCAAAATAAAATCTCAAGAGAAGAAGCTGAAGCAGAGAGAGATGATAACTCGAGTGCCGTTTCATCTGAGGAAGATGAAGTTACCCCCAACGATTCATACTATAGAGTAAAAATAGAGCAAGAAAACGGAAGTGTAGCCAATGGGGTTAGCGTAAAAGGTGCCGTTTTAATCACTAATACAAAGGACAATACCAGAATAAGATACATTGGAGTTTCTGTCAGCATTCAAGAATATAACCTTACCCTCATTATAAAAGGTAGTAGCAGTTCTGGACAGAACGGACAACATAACGACTTACGTGTAGAAGAAACATCTGTTGCTAATTAGCTATTTTATCAGCGTACATACtcgtatgttaaaaaaaattaatatacaaaattaaaatattaagtttcaataataaatatttttaattagaaaattgtcttgtgtttttttattttagagtCCTCTTAACAGTAGTAAATAGTCAATTTAAGTTCTATCCTGTAGTGTATGTTCATCACACCGAgcctaaactaaaaaaaattggaaaCCGTATTGAATATATATGACCATATATGAATAGAATAAATATCTGgattagactaggcgggatctgtagaacgTCAGGCCATAATGGACATTCtacataggaagctattttttgttaaatcctttcaggatatgcccaatatcgataatcacgatatgcgccagtcgcaaaccctgtgctaaattttttatttaacaaaatctgaaaacaattgaaaatttctcatttttttgctcctattttcgtttataatttggaaaatattgatcctagtgaaaaaattataagaagtttcgttattcaattttacacaatatttcgttagctagaaattgaaaatttaatgtttattgttgaaaaaatagtaataattggaaaaaaagtacaaaaaaatgaagttaatcctttaaatgttttggactttctaaacttgacttacaagctccatattccgcctagaaaaactttttaatatatttaaaacgtgtgctaaattttgttaagattggTCAAATAGGTTTTGCATattaattttgcaatccagcctactggaaaaaaatcgcaaattttcaaatttatagtaggccctaaataaggctttCAGACAGTtgcaaatttttatatatataaaggaaggctcaaacttttaaacgctatttgtaaaatttaaatcggtttactaggagagcctagagaattttttaaaattttaaacattttttaggtttGCGAAATTTAagcatatcaatttcaaaatttatacacttaaagaacattaaaagaagatttttaaaaaaaaaaagatacattcggcttactggttgccgagatattgaaggtcaaagttggcatacatttgccgtgtaaccataagtgatagaggtctcgttttaaaacaaataccctcgtcttgtcaagcaatttttatatgaaaagttttacgtaatgcgcttcatggcaacatccataaaatcCAGAGGCACAAATAAAGCTACATATGAAGGAGAAGAAACATTGAATTTACAGATCGAGGATGAAGCTattgaaatggaaaatgaaggttttgaggaagaaataagacctgaagattcttgttcttccaaaaaaagaaaaagacttaaaaaaaattattgaagattaagtcaaaataaagtttatttatgaaaaaaaaatttttttttcgttcgcctttgttttaacattttaaattatttattaacaatttataaatacatatttgtttactaaaagtaacaatttacttcaatgtctaaattgcaagctcaaaaaaatgcatgaagaaaaaaagcaattACTGTGGTTATCTAATTTGGGCAGTGGGACACTTTGATGATTAGCGACAAGATCTGTGTCTAGCCgtggacaaaaaaaaagaaaacctatATAAAGTATTGGAGACTCGTAGACCTATGTATAGCACTGGAGGAAAGAATCGTAGACCTATGTagagtcttcttcttctcgtgccactcctagcggagattggaaatcatcatggccactgcgactttgttatcagcgcgcctaaaaagttcaatcgaactacacccgaaccattcacgtagattacgaagccacgatatttttcttcttcccacacttcttttgcccttaattttgccctgcatgatatttcttaaaagttcgtacttttcacctctcacaatgtgccccaagtattccatctttctagtttttatctcatttagaatttcgcatcttttgtctaaagtttggagtacttgcgtgttagtgacgcggtccatccatgatattctgagaatgcgcctatagcaccacatctcgaaagcttcgatgttttttgtggtcaactgttttagtgtccaagcctctactccatacaacagggtagaaaagacataacaccgcagcattcgtattcgtaactttatattgatatcacgattgcaaaagagtttgcgcattctattaaagactgatctagcgatttctattctacatctaatctcttttgtttgatcagtatcgtctgtgatccaagcacctagatatttataacaggacacacgctcaatcgttgtattgtctattacaagattagctctgatgttctttgatttcgtgattaccataaatttagtttttttcaaattaattttcaagccgtaactgttacagtatatattgagactttgaatgagatgttgtagttctactagcgttcccgttaggagaaccgtatcgtcagcataccttatattgttgatcgtctcaccatttattatcagaccaagatcttcttcctcgagtgcttgttcacaaatagcttcactatacagattaaataaaagtggcgacaagatgcatccctgccggactcctcgacggatttgaatttcttctgttagcctaccctcaacattcac from the Diabrotica undecimpunctata isolate CICGRU chromosome 1, icDiaUnde3, whole genome shotgun sequence genome contains:
- the LOC140432809 gene encoding uncharacterized protein, translating into MKYLCLALCALFVGQAYSSEYMLVVIYPNENLQLGRNGSNICVDDKWLANTTAVAHHTSGEKDHHKSGEKDHHISGEKAPHHSGEKAPHHSGEKAPHHSGEKAPHHSGEKAPHHSGEKPHHNSREDKDRPDLSVNVRDNKISVTAHSDTKTSGPPAPSTNQTILHVHTHNQVFIIRLQNKISREEAEAERDDNSSAVSSEEDEVTPNDSYYRVKIEQENGSVANGVSVKGAVLITNTKDNTRIRYIGVSVSIQEYNLTLIIKGSSSSGQNGQHNDLRVEETSVAN